The Martelella sp. AD-3 genome includes a region encoding these proteins:
- a CDS encoding glycoside hydrolase family 108 protein, which yields MSRFTECLALILAEEGGYSNHPKDPGGATMRGVIQRVYDTYRQSKGLATQNVRQISEDELQAIYRERYWNLVHGDRLPPGIDLVVFDGAVNSGPAQSVKWLQRSVNDLRSSSSQIGVDGLIGPETLNAIMSCPDHRALVNHICNRRLAMLKRLSTWPTFKGGWSARVSHMRANGLAMAEANSIQLKGRSAIDGATGAMMTVQPVEGANAKANAADIKKAPPVAPADAALGAGAVTAALSQAQDQLAPFASIDAINRVSAALAALGVAVMLGALVYRLWAKRRAAANEDALETA from the coding sequence ATGTCGCGGTTCACCGAATGTCTGGCCCTGATTCTGGCTGAAGAAGGCGGCTATTCCAACCACCCCAAAGACCCTGGTGGCGCGACCATGCGTGGCGTCATCCAGCGCGTCTATGACACCTATCGCCAGTCCAAAGGGCTCGCGACACAGAACGTCCGTCAGATTTCCGAAGACGAGTTGCAGGCGATCTATCGCGAACGCTACTGGAACCTCGTTCACGGCGATCGACTGCCGCCCGGCATCGACCTCGTCGTCTTTGACGGCGCCGTCAATTCCGGCCCGGCCCAATCCGTCAAATGGCTGCAGCGATCCGTAAACGACCTGCGTTCATCATCTTCGCAAATCGGCGTTGACGGACTAATCGGGCCGGAGACCCTAAACGCGATTATGAGCTGCCCCGACCACCGGGCATTGGTCAATCATATCTGCAACCGACGCCTCGCGATGCTGAAACGCCTTTCCACATGGCCGACGTTTAAGGGCGGCTGGTCCGCGCGGGTGTCGCATATGCGCGCCAATGGACTTGCGATGGCCGAGGCGAACAGCATCCAGCTCAAGGGGCGCTCCGCAATCGACGGCGCCACTGGTGCGATGATGACGGTTCAGCCCGTCGAAGGGGCAAATGCCAAGGCGAACGCCGCAGATATCAAAAAGGCGCCACCTGTCGCGCCCGCCGACGCCGCGCTCGGGGCCGGTGCCGTCACGGCGGCCCTGTCACAGGCGCAGGACCAGCTCGCGCCGTTCGCATCAATCGATGCGATCAACAGGGTTTCCGCCGCACTGGCCGCCCTTGGCGTCGCCGTGATGCTCGGCGCGCTTGTCTATCGGCTCTGGGCGAAGCGGCGGGCGGCTGCCAACGAGGATGCGCTGGAGACCGCGTGA
- a CDS encoding carbohydrate kinase family protein, with the protein MTAGHDERRAVLSVGRIYCDLIFTGLDRLPVLGREVFAHDLTIAAGGGAFISAAHFAGIGRHAALVGRLGHDPLSRAIERQLETSGIDLGFLERADDAGPQVTVASVLDGERAFLTKRAGRAEPSTLDDALAWRKAGHLHIAEYATLAEMPDLVTRARAAGLTVSLDPSWDDSLIGDPGLIAACQGVDVFLPNLEEARIITGENEPAAMCDRLAKHFPVVAIKAGAEGAYLAASDLRLHAPAEVVSVIDTTGAGDAFNAGFVDAWLDGEALQRCLAAAIGAGSRAVQVAGGAGAGAADTAAPENGT; encoded by the coding sequence ATGACAGCCGGACATGACGAAAGACGGGCGGTCCTCAGCGTGGGGCGGATCTATTGCGACCTGATCTTCACCGGACTTGACCGTCTGCCGGTGCTCGGGCGCGAGGTTTTCGCCCACGACCTGACAATCGCCGCCGGCGGCGGCGCGTTCATTTCCGCCGCCCATTTCGCCGGCATCGGACGCCATGCGGCCCTTGTCGGTCGGCTGGGGCATGATCCGCTGTCGCGCGCCATCGAGCGCCAGCTTGAGACTTCAGGAATCGATCTCGGCTTCCTGGAACGCGCCGACGATGCCGGCCCGCAGGTGACCGTCGCCTCCGTGCTTGACGGCGAGCGCGCCTTTCTGACCAAGCGGGCAGGGCGGGCGGAGCCTTCAACGCTTGATGATGCGCTTGCCTGGCGGAAGGCCGGCCATCTTCACATTGCCGAATACGCAACGCTTGCCGAAATGCCGGATCTTGTGACGCGCGCGCGCGCGGCGGGGCTTACGGTCTCGCTCGATCCGAGCTGGGACGATAGTTTGATCGGTGATCCGGGCCTCATCGCCGCCTGTCAGGGGGTGGACGTCTTTCTGCCCAATCTGGAGGAGGCGCGCATCATTACCGGCGAGAACGAGCCGGCGGCGATGTGCGACCGTCTGGCCAAGCATTTTCCCGTCGTCGCGATCAAGGCCGGGGCAGAGGGGGCCTATCTTGCGGCATCCGACCTTCGTCTTCACGCGCCCGCCGAAGTCGTCAGCGTGATCGACACGACCGGCGCCGGCGATGCCTTCAACGCGGGCTTCGTTGACGCCTGGCTTGACGGCGAAGCCCTTCAGCGCTGCCTTGCCGCGGCGATCGGCGCCGGCAGCAGGGCCGTGCAGGTGGCCGGCGGGGCGGGCGCGGGCGCCGCCGACACCGCTGCCCCCGAAAACGGCACATAA